A section of the Streptomyces sp. SCL15-4 genome encodes:
- a CDS encoding zinc ribbon domain-containing protein, producing the protein MPRYEYRCRSCGDTFELNRPMAESAAPATCPAGHDDTVKLLSTVAVGGVAGAPAPAPRAGGGGCCGGGCCG; encoded by the coding sequence ATGCCTCGCTACGAGTACCGCTGCCGGAGCTGCGGCGACACGTTCGAACTGAACCGTCCGATGGCGGAGTCCGCCGCCCCCGCGACGTGCCCTGCCGGGCATGACGACACGGTGAAACTCTTGTCCACGGTGGCCGTGGGCGGCGTCGCCGGTGCGCCGGCGCCCGCGCCCCGGGCCGGGGGCGGCGGGTGCTGCGGCGGCGGATGCTGCGGTTAG
- a CDS encoding transglycosylase domain-containing protein, translating to MTDASQGEDGTVAGGRGEKPLDADETLHLRVDALRADETMQLRVPTPPEAPAPSGGRAERRRDARSAARERTAGPGAATAAAFRRLGPLAPYARRIAPYARRLKPVYPRPGRTGWRRWMPSWRQWIGAVLSSFGLLGAFLVTAYAMTDIPANINSYATQQDNVYFWSDGTPMARTGWVQRQAMPLKDIPQDVRWAVLAAENESFYSDPGISLKGLSRALFRTVGEGDTEGGSTITQQYVKNVYLTQNQTVGRKFTEAMIALKLDNKMSKDEILEGYLNTSWFGRGTYGIQRAAQAYYGKDVGRLNVSEAAMLASLLKGAGLYDPTLGKANHARAVERWSWILDRMVKIGKLSPQERATYTKFPDPLKTNPLYDTGEQSDYLVELASQYAKKAGHLTDKQFDLGGYQIYTTFDRKRERALTDAVAKARKEAGADDPEVAESGHYGAASVAADGRVLAVYGGPDHRKQGYNESNATTVPAGTAFLPFVYAAGLEHGVHKTRSGPATPVGPDSVYDGDDGVPVTTPEGPYWDRSGKKVAAHNDGRRSYGKISLREALAKSVNTPFMQLGMDTGLDKVTRTAVASGLLRSSIGPQVPALSLGSSTPSAIRMASGYATFAAGGNHTEPYSVRRVTRNGAPLPLNIPHPKRAVGAQVAERVTEALTDSFRTAHPDAAAGRSGVSGKAGGTDKDTAAWYVGTADAVSTAIVVYRIDLAKSLEPLPLRGLAGPDHSVPYALWSAATGLG from the coding sequence GTGACCGATGCGTCGCAGGGGGAGGACGGCACCGTGGCCGGTGGCCGTGGCGAGAAGCCGTTGGACGCCGACGAGACCCTGCATCTGAGAGTCGACGCCCTCCGGGCCGACGAGACGATGCAGCTGCGTGTCCCCACTCCGCCCGAGGCGCCCGCGCCGTCCGGCGGCCGGGCCGAGCGCCGGCGTGACGCGCGCTCGGCCGCCCGCGAGCGCACCGCCGGGCCGGGCGCGGCCACGGCCGCCGCCTTCCGCCGGCTCGGTCCGCTCGCCCCGTACGCGCGCCGGATAGCGCCCTACGCGCGCCGCCTGAAGCCCGTCTATCCGCGTCCGGGCCGCACCGGCTGGCGCCGCTGGATGCCGTCCTGGCGGCAGTGGATCGGCGCCGTCCTGTCCTCGTTCGGCCTGCTCGGCGCGTTCCTCGTCACCGCGTACGCGATGACGGACATACCGGCCAACATCAATTCGTACGCCACCCAGCAGGACAACGTCTATTTCTGGTCCGACGGCACGCCCATGGCCCGTACGGGCTGGGTGCAGCGGCAGGCGATGCCGCTGAAGGACATTCCGCAGGACGTGCGCTGGGCGGTCCTCGCGGCGGAGAACGAGAGTTTCTACTCGGACCCGGGCATATCCCTCAAGGGCCTCAGCCGGGCGCTGTTCCGCACGGTGGGCGAGGGGGACACCGAGGGCGGGTCCACGATTACGCAGCAGTATGTGAAAAACGTTTACCTGACCCAGAACCAGACGGTCGGCCGTAAATTCACCGAGGCGATGATCGCCCTCAAGCTCGACAACAAGATGAGCAAGGACGAGATCCTGGAGGGCTATCTCAACACCAGCTGGTTCGGCCGCGGCACCTACGGCATCCAGCGCGCCGCCCAGGCCTACTACGGCAAGGACGTCGGCAGGCTCAACGTCTCCGAGGCGGCCATGCTCGCCTCGCTGCTCAAGGGCGCCGGTCTGTACGACCCCACGCTCGGCAAGGCCAACCACGCGCGGGCGGTGGAGCGCTGGTCCTGGATCCTGGACCGGATGGTCAAGATCGGCAAGCTGTCGCCGCAGGAGCGGGCCACGTACACGAAGTTCCCCGACCCGCTGAAGACCAACCCGCTGTACGACACCGGCGAGCAGAGCGACTATCTGGTGGAGCTGGCGTCGCAGTACGCCAAGAAGGCCGGGCACCTGACGGACAAGCAGTTCGACCTGGGCGGCTACCAGATCTACACGACGTTCGACCGCAAGCGGGAGCGGGCGCTCACCGACGCCGTCGCCAAGGCGCGCAAGGAGGCCGGGGCGGACGATCCCGAGGTGGCGGAGAGCGGCCACTACGGCGCCGCCTCGGTGGCCGCCGACGGCCGGGTCCTCGCCGTCTACGGCGGCCCGGACCACCGCAAGCAGGGCTACAACGAGTCCAACGCCACCACGGTCCCGGCCGGTACCGCGTTCCTGCCGTTCGTGTACGCCGCCGGACTCGAACACGGTGTGCACAAGACGCGCAGCGGCCCCGCCACACCCGTCGGCCCGGACAGCGTCTACGACGGCGACGACGGCGTGCCCGTCACCACGCCCGAGGGGCCCTACTGGGACCGCAGCGGCAAGAAGGTCGCCGCGCACAACGACGGCCGCAGGTCGTACGGGAAGATCAGCCTGCGCGAGGCGCTCGCCAAGTCGGTCAACACGCCGTTCATGCAGCTCGGCATGGACACCGGCCTGGACAAGGTGACCCGGACCGCCGTGGCCTCCGGGCTGCTGCGCTCCAGCATCGGCCCCCAGGTGCCCGCCCTGTCCCTGGGCAGCTCCACGCCCAGCGCGATCCGGATGGCGAGCGGCTACGCCACCTTCGCCGCCGGCGGCAACCACACCGAGCCGTACTCGGTGCGCCGCGTCACTCGCAACGGCGCACCCCTCCCGCTGAACATCCCGCACCCGAAGCGGGCGGTCGGCGCGCAGGTGGCCGAGCGGGTCACCGAGGCGCTCACCGACTCCTTCCGCACCGCCCACCCGGACGCGGCGGCCGGCCGGTCCGGGGTGTCGGGGAAGGCCGGTGGGACCGACAAGGACACCGCCGCCTGGTACGTCGGCACGGCCGACGCCGTGTCCACCGCGATCGTCGTCTACCGGATCGACCTGGCCAAGTCGCTGGAGCCACTGCCGCTCAGAGGCCTGGCCGGGCCCGATCACAGCGTTCCGTATGCCCTCTGGTCGGCCGCGACGGGCCTCGGCTGA
- a CDS encoding HAD family hydrolase, with protein sequence MPVLVASDLDRTLIYSAAALALTMPDARAPRLLCVEVHEARPLSYMTETAARLLADLGDAAVFVPTTTRTRKQYQRINLPGPPPRYAICANGGHLLVDGVTDADWHARVLARLADECAPLEEVREHLLRSADPVWLRKQRLAEDLFAYLVVERELLPEDWVKELAVWAENRGWTVSLQGRKIYAVPKPLTKGAAVREVARRTGADLTLAAGDSLLDADLLLAADRGWRPGHGELADTGWSAPRIAALPERGVLAGERILGEFLRTARDPGRS encoded by the coding sequence ATGCCGGTGCTGGTGGCGAGCGATCTCGACCGGACGCTGATCTACTCCGCGGCGGCCCTCGCGCTGACCATGCCGGACGCCCGGGCGCCCCGGCTGCTGTGCGTGGAGGTGCACGAGGCCAGGCCGCTGTCCTACATGACGGAGACGGCGGCCCGGCTGCTGGCCGACCTCGGCGACGCGGCCGTGTTCGTGCCGACGACGACCCGGACGCGCAAGCAGTACCAGCGCATCAACCTGCCCGGCCCGCCGCCGAGGTACGCGATCTGCGCCAACGGCGGCCATCTGCTGGTCGACGGGGTCACCGACGCCGACTGGCACGCGCGTGTGCTGGCGCGGCTCGCCGACGAGTGCGCGCCGCTGGAGGAGGTCCGCGAGCATCTGCTGCGCTCGGCCGACCCGGTGTGGCTGCGCAAGCAGCGCCTGGCCGAGGACCTGTTCGCCTATCTGGTGGTGGAGCGCGAGCTGCTGCCGGAGGACTGGGTGAAGGAGCTGGCGGTGTGGGCGGAGAACCGCGGCTGGACCGTCTCGCTCCAGGGCCGCAAGATCTACGCCGTGCCCAAGCCGCTCACCAAGGGCGCGGCCGTCCGCGAGGTCGCCCGCCGCACCGGCGCGGACCTGACCCTGGCCGCCGGCGACTCCCTGCTGGACGCCGACCTGCTCCTGGCGGCCGACCGGGGCTGGCGCCCCGGCCACGGCGAGCTGGCCGACACCGGCTGGTCGGCCCCTCGGATCGCCGCACTGCCGGAGCGAGGCGTACTGGCGGGGGAGCGCATCCTCGGGGAGTTCCTGAGAACGGCCCGGGATCCCGGGCGGAGCTAA